The window CGATGTTGGCCATCGAACTCAGCGCGTCCATCGACTGGGCGCGGGAGATGCGCGGCACCGAGTCCATCGCCAGTGCGGTGACGTTGCGCGCCGCCAGCTTTTGCATCAGCTCGGGGTTTTGCGCCGGCCAAATAAAGCTGACCAGCGTGCTGCCCTCGCGCATTAACCCGATCTCGTCGTCCTGCGGCGCGTTGACTTTTAAAATCAGATCCGACTGCCAGACCTCGGCGGCGTCGGCGATCGTTGCCCCAGCGGCTTCATAAGCGGCATCGTCAAAACTAGCCAGTTTACCCGCCCCGCTTTCAATCGCGACGGTAAAGCCCAGTTTGAGCAGCTGCTCCACCGTTTTCGGCGTTGCTGCAACCCGGGCTTCATTGGCCAACCGTTCTCTTGGTACACCAATACGCATAATGTTCCCTTCTCACCTGTCATGGATGATGTTTATTATCTTCCTGCCCATAGCACCAGCGCCGGCGGACAAGGTTTTTCTTATGCCTGTCCGCCCTAATTCCAGGCGCCATCTATAACCTACTGAAAATATAACCGATGATCCATAATTGCTTACGCATTCAACCCTGTTTTTACATAAAAACTCAGGCGGCGATATGACAAAACGCAATTTTCAGTGAAAAAATCCATATGTAACATCAATTTCGCCGCCGCATTGTCTTGCCAGGCACTTTGTCGCTTTCCGGCCTGGTGCGGCCGATGAGCATAAAAGTTAGAAAATTGTGAATAATTAACACTAATGACATCAAAGCCTTTATTATTGAAACTTATGCTGGTTACGCCGTCGCTGCGTTGAGCATTTCTTCAGGCGATTTGTCGTGGGGGATAACATAAAATGCTGAGACAGTTTCTGGGATTACATGTAATAATCGGCGGCTGAATTACACTTAAACAGTTCAGCACGTTATAAACGTTAATGCGCTAGGCGAAAGGATTTTTTATGAAGCTGAAGACCACGATCATCGCATCAGCCTTGTTATCACTCACCGCGCTGTCTGCTCATGCGGCGACTGAGTTAACTCCTGAAAAAGCAGCGGCGCTGAAGCCGTTTGATCGCATCACGATTACCGGCCGCTTTAATGCCATCAATGAAGCCGCCGACGCCATCTCCCGCCGTGCAGACAAACTGGGTGCAGATTCCTTCTACATTCAGGACAGCAATAGCAGCAACAACGGCGGCAACTGGCGCGTTACCGCAGACCTTTACCACAAAGATGCGCCGGAAGTGAGCAAAGATCCAAAATACCGCGTATTTAACGGCGTGAACGAACTGCCGAAAGAACAGGCCTATCAGCTGGAGCCGTACGATACCGTTAGCGTCAGCGGCTTCTACCGCAGCCAGCCTGACATCAACGACGCCATCTCCAAAGAAGCGAAGAAAAAAGGCGCTGCCTCGTTCTTTATCGTGCGCCAGGTTGATGCCAACTCAGGCGGCAACCAGTTCGTCACCGCGTACATCTATAAAGCCGATGCGCCAAAACGCCGCGTACAAAGCCCGGATGCGATCCCTGCCGACTCTGATGCCGGCCGCGCAGCCCTGGCCGCCGGCGGCGCCGCGGCAGCGAACGTGGAAATTCCCGGCGTAGCCTCTTCCGGTTCGCCAAGCCGTGAGGTGGGTCGCTTCTTCGAAACCCAGTCCTCTACCGGCCAGCGCTATACCGTTACGCTGCCGAACGGCACCAAGATCCAGGAAGTGAACAACGTGACCGCCGCCCAGATGGTGCCGTTTGACTCGGTGACCTTCACCGGCCACTTCAACAGCATGACCGACATTTCCACCGAAGTGGCGAAGCGTGCGGCCGAGAAAGGCGCCAAGTACTATCACGTGACCCGCCAGTGGCAGAACAAGAGCGGCGGCAACCTGACCGTCAGCGCCGATCTGTTCAAATAATCGTCTTTACCCCCTAAGCAATGGGTTTACCATCGGGCAGCGTTTGAGCTGCCCGTTTTTATTTGCCCCACCTCAACGCCGGCTGAATAGTTTTTTGTAAATTCCGCATATTCAATCATTGCATCTGCAATCATCCCTCCGTAGAATTTGCGCCAATTTTTAGGGCTATTGTCTAGCGGCGCGCTGATTGTCCCCGCGTTGTTACTGCCAAGTAGTTCCCTTCCAGTTGTTTATTCTGTGTTCAGGACCCGTCATTGGAAAAAAAACTAGGTCTTACCGCGTTAACCGCATTGGTGCTTAGCTCGATGCTGGGCGCCGGGGTTTTCAGCCTGCCGCAAAACATGGCGCAGGTAGCCAGCCCCGCCGCATTGCTGCTGGGCTGGGCGATCACCGGCGTCGGCATCCTGTTCCTGGCCTTCGCCATGCTGCTGCTTACCCGCCTGCGCCCCGATCTGGACGGTGGTATCTTTACCTATGCCAAGGAAGGCTTCGGCGAGCTGGTGGGCTTTTGCTCCGCCTGGGGGTATTGGCTGTGCGCGGTGATTGCCAACGTGTCTTATCTGGTGATCGTCTTCGCCGCCCTGAGCATTTTTACCGATCGCGGCGGCCAGGTGATTTTAGGCGATGGCAATACCTGGCAGGCGCTGATCGCCGAGTCGCTGTTGCTGTGGGTGGTACACGCGCTGGTGCTGCGCGGGGTGCAAACCGCCGCCAGCATCAATCTGGCGGCCACCCTGGCCAAGCTGCTGCCGCTCGGGCTGTTTGCCGTGCTGGCGGCCATCGCCTTCAAAATGGACGTTTTCACCCTTGATTTCCACGGCATTGCGCTCGGCAAGCCGGTGTGGGAACAGGTGAAAGACACCATGCTGATCACCCTGTGGGTGTTTATCGGCGTAGAAGGCGCCGTGGTGGTCTCCGCCCGCGCGCGCAACAAGAAAGACGTGGGCCGCGCCACCATGCTGGCGGTGCTGTCGGCGCTGGCGGTGTATTTGCTGGTGACCCTGCTGTCGCTGGGCGTGGTGCCGCGCACCGAGCTGGCCGAGATGCGCAATCCTTCGATGGCGGTGCTGATGGTGGACCTGATTGGCCCCTGGGGCGACGTGATTATCGCCGCCGGTCTGATTATTTCGGTCTGCGGCGCCTACCTGAGCTGGACCATTATGGCCGCCGAAGTGCCGCTGCTGGCCGCTCAGCATGGCGCTTTCCCGCGGATATTCCGTAAACAGAATCGCCATCACGCCCCTTCGGCCTCGCTGTGGTTGACCAATATCGCGGTGCAGCTGGCGCTGGTGCTGATCTGGCTCACCGGCAGCAACTACAATTCGCTGCTGACCATCGCCTCGGAAATGATCCTGGTGCCTTACTTCCTGGTCGGCGCTTTCCTGTTCAAGGTCGCCTGCCGTCGTCGGGACAAACGCTTGATCTTTGCCGCCACCGGCGCCTGCCTGTATGGGATTTGGCTGCTGTATGCGTCAGGGCTGATGCATTTGCTGATGTCGGTGCTGCTGTATGCGCCGGGGCTGTTGGTATTTATCTATGCCCGCCGCGGGCACCATGATATCAAACTGCTGAACCGGTTGGAAAAAAGCAGCATTTTCCTGCTGCTGGCGGCAACGGTGCCGGCCGGCTGGTTTATGCTGCAGTAACGGAATCAGGGCCGGGTGGCGACACCCGGTTAGCTTTCGCGGGGGATGCTGATGGTCATGCGTTCACCCACCAGGGCAATCGACACGCCTTCTTCACACTCTTTTTGGATTGCCGCCAGCTGCTCCGCGTCCAGCGCATAAGGCAGCTGGATATCGAATACCGCCAACCCTTGCTGCGCCGCCAGATCGATCAGGCGCACAATATTGGTTTCGTCGCTGACCTGGGTGGACACCACCTGCAGCGCCAATTCCTTCAACTGCTCTTTACGTGTTTGTGACGTGGTCACACGTGATTTCAACACCATGCCGAAGATCGGCATCACACCATAAATAGCATCAACAAAGCGCCAGTGCTTCTTGCACGATGCGGACAGAAAATCCATGTAGTCGAAACAGATTTTCTCACTGCGCGCGATGGATGCAAGGTGATTGCTGTTCATCCCCTCATTCCTCTCCTGGCCAGTGTTAACCCGTGGTATTTCAAGCTGCCGACGCCGGCAACTGAAATTCATTGGGGATCTTACATCCAGAAATGGATAATCGATGCGAAGCCTTAACGACTTTCCGCCGTATAATGGCATAATTCCCCTATTGTTTGCCAGTCTGTCCAGGAGCTTTAATCAATGGAACATCACAACCCGGCCCCGGTGCTGATCACCGGCGGCGCACGGCGGATTGGGCTGGCGCTGGCCAGGTCCTTTTTGCAGCGCGGCGTGCCGGTCATCATCGCCTATCGCAGCGACTACCCGGCGCTGGCCGAGCTGAAGAGGCTGGGGGCCTGTTGCATCCAGGGCGACTTTTCCACCCATGAGGGCATCTACCACTTTGCCGAGCAGGTGCGCCAGGCGGCGCCCAAGCTGCGCGCGGTGATCCACAACGCCAGCGCCTGGCAGGCCGAGTCGCCGGAAGTGCCGCCGGAACAGGTGATGGCGGCGATGCTGCAAATCCACGTCTATACCCCGTACCTGTTGAATCAGCTGCTCGAGCCCTGCCTGACGGGCCAGGGCCAGGCCGGCGCCGATATAATCCACCTGACCGATTACGTGGTGGAGAAAGGCAGCGACAAGCATATCGCCTACGCCGCCAGCAAGGCGGCGCTGGACAACATGACCCGTTCCTTTGCGCGCAAGCTGGCGCCGGAGGTCAAAGTGAACGCCATCGCCCCGGCGCTGATCATCTTCAATCCGGGCGACGACGAAGCCTATCGCCGGCAGGCGCTGGCGAAATCGCTGATGAAAGTGGCGCCTGGCGAAAGCGAGGTGGTTAATTTGGTGGACTACCTGCTGGAAAGCCGCTACGTCACCGGCCGCACCCATGGCGTAGACGGCGGGCGGCCGTTGCGTTAACTGACAGATGTGCGTGGCGCATCGTTGAACGCCGCGCTATGCTGAACTTCGCTTTTCCAATAAGACCGCTGGCATATGCATAAAATTGTTTTTGTTGAAGACGATCCTGAGGTCGGCAAGCTGATTGCCGCCTATCTTGGCAAGCACGACATTGACGTGCTGATCGAACCGCGCGGCGACAGCGCGCAAGCGCGTATCGAGCAGGAACAACCCGACCTGGTGCTGCTGGACATCATGCTGCCCGGCAAGGACGGCATGACGCTGTGCCGCGACCTGCGGCCGACCTTCCCCGGCCCGATCGTGCTGCTCACCTCGCTGGACAGCGACATGAACCATATTCTCTCGCTGGAAATGGGCGCCAACGATTACATCCTGAAAACCACGCCGCCGGCGGTGCTGCTGGCGCGGCTGCGGCTGCACCTGCGCCAGCACAGCCAGCAGCCGAAGGAAGAGTCTGCTCAACCGCTCACCCAACACAACGCGCTGCATTTCGGCCTGCTGTGCATTGACCCGGTCAACCGCCAGGTGACGCTGGGAGATGAAACCATCACGCTGTCCACCTCAGATTTCGATTTACTGTGGGAACTGGCCACCCACGCCGGGCAGATCATGGACCGCGAAGCCCTGCTGCAGAACCTGCGCGGCGTGAGCTACGACGGGTTGGATCGCAGCATCGACGTGGCCATTTCCCGCCTGCGCCGCAAGCTGTACGACAACGCGCTGGAGCCGTTCCGCATCAAGACCGTGCGCAATAAAGGCTACCTGTTCGCCCCGAACGCCTGGGCATCGGTGCAACAATGAGAAAGCTTTTCGTGCAGTTTTTTTTGCTGCTGTTCGTTTGCTTCCTGGTGATGGCGATGCTGGTCGGGCTGGTGTACAAAGTTACCGCCGAACGCGCCGGCCGCCAGTCGATGGACGACCTGATGAAAAGCTCGCTGTACCTGATGCGCAGCGAACTGCGCGAAATACCGCTGAAAGACTGGAACAAAACCATAGCTACGCTGGATTTGAACCTGTCGTTCAAGCTGCACATCGAGCCGCTCGGCAAACAGGATCTGAGCGAAGACCTCAAGCGCCGGCTGCGGCTGGGCGAAATCATCGCGCTCGACGATCAATACACCTTTATGCAGCGCATTCCGCGCAGCCACTATGTGTTGGTGGTCGGCCCCATCCCTTACCTGTTTTATCTCCACCAGATGCGCCTGCTGGATCTGGCGCTGCTGGTGTTTATCGGCATGTCGCTGGCGCTGCCGGTGTTTCTGTGGATGCGCCCGCACTGGCAAGACCTGCTCAAGCTGGAGAACGCCGCCCAGCGCTTGGGGGCCGGGCATTTGGATGAGCGAACCCATTTCGATCCTACCTCCAGCCTCAGCCGGCTCGGGGTGGCGTTCAACCAGATGGCCGACAACGTCAACACGCTGATCGCCAGCAAAAAGCAGCTGATCGACGGCATCGCCCACGAGCTGCGCACCCCGCTGGTGCGCCTGCGCTACCGGCTGGCAATGAGCGATAACCTGTCTGACAGCGAGCAGCAGGCGCTGAATCGCGATATCGGCCAACTGGAGTCATTGATCGACGAGCTGTTGACCTATGCGCGGCTGGATCGCCCCCAGGTGGCGCTGAACATCGAACCGCTCGACCTGCCCAAATGGCTGGAGGATAAGGTCGAGGATATGCGCCTGATCCACCCGGAGCGTGAAATTCAGCTCGATATCCCGCACGTCGGCGACTTTGGCGGCGTCGATCTGCGCCTGATGGAGCGGGTGCTGGACAACCTGGTCAACAACGCCCTGCGCTATTCCGTACAGCGGCTGCGCGTTGGCCTGTGGTTCGACGGCGATCTGGCCTGCCTGCAGGTAGAAGATGACGGCCCGGGCATTCCGCCGGAAGAGCGCGAGCGGGTGTTCGAACCCTTTGTGCGCCTTGATCCCAGCCGCGACCGCGCCACCGGCGGCTGTGGGCTGGGGCTGGCTATCGTACATTCCATCGCCGTGGCCTATCAGGGCCAGGTGTTTGTCGAGGGCAGCGCCCTCGGCGGCGCCAGCTTCCGCTTCTGCTGGCCGCTGAAACCGACTTTCAATTTAAAAGCAGAACCGGCGTAACTGAGACCGGATCACTATCCTATGGAGCCGAACAATGACATCTGCACATTCCCCATCCTCCGCTTATAGCGAACTGCGCGCTTTGTTTACCCGACTGTCGCGTTTCGGCCACCTCTCCGCCATTGCCGGCTGGGACATGCAAACCATGATGCCGCCGGGCGGCAGCAAAGCGCGTTCGGAAGCGCTGGCCGAGCTCAGCGTGCTGCAGCACCAGATCCTGACGGCGGAAAAAACCGGTGCGTTGCTTGACCGCGCCCAGCAGGAAGCGCTGGACGACATCGACCAGGCCAACCTGCTGGAAATGCGCCGCCAATATGACAACGCAGTGCTGGTGCCTGAATCGCTGGTCGAGGCCAAATCGCTGGCCGGCGCGCGCTGCGAGCATGCCTGGCGGGCGCAACGCCCGGCCAACGACTGGGAAGGATTTTCCGAGAACCTGCGTGAAGTGGTTAAACTCAGCCGGCAGGAAGCGCAGATCCGCGCCCAGGCCGCCGGCACCAGCCGCTATGACGCCCTGCTTAACTTGTACGAACCGGGCATGCGCAGCAGCGATCTCGATCGCATCTTCGGTGACCTGAAAACCTGGTTGCCGGACCTGCTGCAACGGGTGGTGGCCAAACAGGCCAACGAACCCTGCCTGACGCCGCAGGGCCCGTTCAACCTGGAAACCCAGCGCCAGCTGAGCCTGAGCGTGATGAAGCTGCTGGGCTTCAACTTTGACGGCGGCCGGGTTGACGTCAGCGCGCATCCGTTCTGCGGCGGTGTGCCGGAAGACGTGCGCATCACCACGCGCTACAACGACAAAGAGTTCCTGACCGCGCTGCTTGGCATCGTGCACGAAACCGGCCACGCGCGTTACGAGCAGAATCTGCCGCGCGATCTGCTAGGCCAGCCGGTTGCGCTGGCGCGTTCGACCGCCATTCACGAATCGCAAAGCCTGCTGTTCGAAATGCAGCTGGCGCGCGGCAGCGACTTCCTGAAAATTCTGCGCCCATTGGTGACGGCCCAGTTCGGCGAGCAGCCGGCGCTGGAAGAAAGCAACTTTATCCGCCTCAACCAGCGCGTTAAACCGGGATTGATCCGCGTCGATGCCGATGAAGTGAGCTACCCTGCTCACGTCATTCTGCGCTATGAAATTGAAAAGGCGCTGGTTGAAGGAGATATCGAAGTCGAGGATATCCCGGCGCTGTGGAACGAGAAGATGCGCGGTTATCTGGGCCTGGACACCATCGGCGACTATCGCAACGGCTGCATGCAGGACATCCACTGGACCGACGGCGCTTTCGGCTACTTCCCAACCTATACTCTGGGCGCCATGTACGCCGCGCAGCTGTTCCACAGCGTGCGCCAGGCGCTGCCTTCGCTGAGCGAAGATATCGCCGCCGGCAACCTGCAGCCGCTGTTCCACTGGCTGCGCCACAATATCTGGCGCCACGGCAGCCGTTTCCCTACCGATACGCTGATCGCCAACGCCACCGGCGAAGCGCTTAACCCGCGCTATTTCCGTCAGCATCTGGAAAGCCGTTACCTGTAAAGCCCCCCAAGGCGCGGCATACCGCTGCGCCTTTTCCCCTGCCTGACGCCGAGGCGTTTCATAGCGCACAGTCCCTGCCGCTTACACCTGAGCTGCAGAGTGGCGGTCTGTCGCTCTCAGTAAGTATGTTGTAACTAAAACAGGATCGCAGTTTCGCTAATCTTGCTTGCCGGCAGGCGTTTAGCCGCTCTCGCCAGGCGTTTGCGCCGCGTGCCCGGCGATCAATTCAACCAGCCGCGGCCGCAGCTGTGGCGGCAGGTCATGCCCCATGCCAGGGATAGTCTGCAGCCGGGCATTAGCCACCGCTTTGGCGACGGCGACGCCGCCGGCCTTGCGCACCAGACGATCCGCCTCCCCGTGGATAACCAACGTCGGCGCCGCGATCTTGCGGGTATAGCGCCGCAGATCGCCGCTGCCCAGCAGCGCAGACAGCTGCCGCTGCATACCCTCGGGATCGGCCCCCCGCTTCAGCAAGCGCCTCACCAGTTGATCGACCTCTGCGTCATTCGCCGGGTAATCTTCGGTACCCAGCGCACGCAGAAAATCTTTCATCGCCTGGTGCCGTTGCTGGGGCGTAGCCTGGGCCGCCGGGCGGCGCAGCAGCTGCAGCAGCAATGAAGGCGCCGGCGGCGGCAACAGCGGCTGGTTGGTGCTGGAGAACAGGATGGTCAACGATTTCACCCGCTGCGGATATTCGCCGGCCAACACCTGGGCGATCATGCCACCCATCGACGCCCCTACGACGTGGGCCTGGGGGATCTGCAGGTGGTCCAACAGGTGCACCGCGTCAGCCGCCATATCCGCCAAGGTGTAGGGCACCGGGGTTTGCCATCCCATCTGGGCGCGTAACATCAGCAGCCACAGCGGCAGGCGCCGCCTTGCCTGCGTTTTGCCCGATAAACCGACGTCGCGATTGTCGAAACGGATCACCCGAAACCCCTTGGCCGCCAGTGCCTGGCAAAAATCATCCGGCCACAGCAGCATTTGGGCGCCAATCCCCATGATCAACAGCAACGGCGGATGCGAGATATCGCCCCAGTCTTCATAGGCAATCGGCACCACTCCTTGTTCGGTCACCCCATGACGAATCGCTATATCATTCATTTAAAATCCTTTTTAACCTGTCGTAGCGGCCATTATAACAGCTATACCGCCCGGCGCAGCCCGGCTGTACATTAGGTTACATGCCGAAACCAATCACTCACGGAAAGCCCGCCGCCGTTTGCCTAGTATCTTACTCAACGGCCCCGCAGTGGGGTTGATACCCGAAAAGTAATCTGAGGAATCGACAATGAAAAAAGTATTAGCTCTGGTTGTTGCCGCTGCAATGGGTCTGTCTTCTGTTGCTTTCGCTGCTGATGCCGCCACCACCACTTCCGCGCCGGCCGCGACTGCAACCACCGCTACCGCTGCTCCGGCTAAAACCGCTCACGTGAAAAAACATCACGCGAAGAAAGCGCCAGTGCAAAAAGCGCAGGCCGCTAAAAAACACCACAAAAAAGCCCCGGTTCAAAAAGCCCAGGCAGCTAAAAAGCACCACAAAAAAGCCAGCCACAAGAAAGCGACCAGCACTCCGGCTGCATAATAGCAACCTGATGTGAGGCTCCCCTCACCAGTCCAGGCAAAGATTTGTCCAACACCCGGTTCGCCGGGTGTTTTTTCATCGGGAGTTCTCATCTATGCTGCGTCGCTACCTGTTTGAAATCATTCTGGCCGCCCTGATCCTCTGTGGACTGATCGCCGCCTTCTTTTATCTGTAGCCCGCCGCCGTTTTCCGGTGGGAAATTATTGAAAAATCAGCCGATGCCCATCCACAGGATGACTAATTCAGTCTATAGTTAGCATTCAGTGTGTTTATGGATGATCCGTATTTGCCAGGCAAGAGATCTATGCGCATATCCGTTTTACTGTTGCTGTGCACTTTCCCACTCGCGCTTTCCCTTTCGGCCCGCGCCGACAGCCCATCCGACGCTGCGGCGGCCGAGCAAACTCGCCTGTTCTTCGGCAAGGATGAACGAGCCAAGGTCGCAGAAACCGCCGCCTGGCCGTGGCAGGCGATCGGCCAGGTGGAGACCGCCAGCGGCAACCTGTGCACCGCCACGCTTATCTCACCGCACCTGGCGTTAACCGCCGGCCACTGCGTGCTGGCGCCGCCGGGCCAGCTGGACAAGGCCATTGCGCTGCGCTTTGTCGCCGGCAATAAGAGCTGGAAATACCAAACCGACAATATCGAAACGCTGGTCGACAGCAAGCTGGGCAAAAAACTGAAGCCGGACGGCGACGGCTGGATTGTCCCCCCCGCCGCAGCGGCCTATGACTTTGCGCTGATCCGCCTGAAGGAGAGAACTCCGCTGCCGATCAAACCGCTACCGCTGTGGCAAGGCGACAGCAAAGCGCTGACCCAAACGCTGAAACAGGCGAAAAGACTGATTACCCAGGCGGGCTACCCGGAAGACCATCTGGATGATCTCTACAGCCATCAGAACTGCAAGATCACCGGCTGGGCGCAACAGGGCGTTCTCTCGCACCAGTGCGATACCCTACCCGGCGACAGCGGTTCACCCCTGCTGTTGAAAACCGCCGACGGCTGGCAGCTGATCGCCATCCAAAGCTCGGCGCCGGCGGCGAAAGACCGTTACCGCGCCGACAACCGCGCGCTGGCGGTGCCCGGCATCCGCGACGCGCTGGATGCGCTGGCTGCGGGCAAGTAATTCGTCTGCGGCGCGCTATGCGCCGCATTGCTCCACCGCGATCCCGCCTATTAGGCCGAAAGTTGTTCGATAGTCTGCAGGATGCGCTTATCCGAAATCGGATACGGCGTGCCCAGCTGCTGGGCGAACAGGCTGACGCGCAGCTCTTCGATCATCCAGCGCACCTCTTGCACCTCTTCGTCCCGTTGGCGCTTCGGCGGCAGCTTGTTCAGCCACTGCTGCCAGGCCTGCTGCACCTGATCCACCCGCAGCATCTGCGCGCGGTCGCGGTGCGGATCGATAGCCAGCTTCTCCAACCGGCGTTCGATCGCCTGCAGATAGCGCAGCGTGTCCGGCAGGCGCTTCCAGCCGTTGTTGGTGACGAACCCACGGTAGACCAGCCCACCGAGCTGGGTTTTGATGTCCGACAGCGCCAGCGCCAGCGACATGTCCACCCGGCCTTTCAGCCGTTTGTTGATGTTGAACACCGCCGTCAGGATTTGCTCAACCTGCTTGGCGACCTCCACCACGGTGTCGTTCAGCTCGCCGCGGATCCGTTCCTGCAGCCGGGCAAACCGTTCTTCCTGCCATACCGGCCCACCGTGCTCGGCGATCAGCTTGTCGATACCGCAAGAGATGCAGTCGTCGATCAGATCCAATACCTTGCCGTAAGGGTTGAAATACAGCCCCAGCTTGGCCTTGTTCGGCAATTTTTCGTGCAGATACTTGATCGGCGAGGGGATGTTCAACAGCAGCAGCCGGCGGGTGCCTTGCCACATCGCCTGCTGCTGCTCCTGCTCGCTGTCGAACAGGCGGATCGCCACGCTGTCTTTTTCGTCCACCAGCGCCGGATAGGCCTTCATCGAGTAGCCGCCGCGCTTCTGCTCATAAAAGGCGGGCAGTTGGCCGAAGCTCCAGATATGCAGGTTGCTTTGCTCCAGCCCGTCGTCCGCCACCGCCGACAGCGTTTCCTGCACCTTGTCCTTCAGCTGCAGGCGCAGCGCCGCCAGATCTTTGCCTTCACGCAGCGTCTGGTGCTTTTCCCCCACCACCCGGAAGGTCATCTTCAGATGATCGGGCACCTGATCCCACTGCCAGTCATCACGTGACACGGTCACACCCGTCATGCGGCGCAGCTCGCGCTCCAGCGCGTCCAGCAGCGGCAGCTCCAGTGCGGTCACCCGGCCAAGAAACGCTTCGGCGTAGTTCGGCGCCGGCACAAAGTTGCGGCGCACCGGTTTCGGCAACGATTTGATCAGCGCTATCACCAGCTCGCGGCGAATCCCGGGGATCTGCCACTCGAAGCCCTGCTCCTCCACCTGATTAAGGATCGGCAGCGGGATATGCACCGTGACGCCGTCGGCGTCGGCGCCCGGCTCAAACTGGTAGCTCAGGCGCAGCTTGAGGTTGCCCTGATGCCAGAAGTTCGGGTAATCCAGTGCGCTGACCTTGTTGGCGCCGTCCTTGATCAGCATCTCTTTTTCAAAGTTGAGCAGATCCGGCTGCCGCTTGCCGGCGGTTTTCCACCAGTTGTCGAAATGCCGGCCGGAGACGACGTCATTCGGGATACGCTGGTCGTAGAAGCTGAACAGCTGGTCGTCATCCACCAGAATGTCGCGGCGGCGCGATTTGTGTTCCAGTTCTTCCACTTCGGTGCGCAGCTTGAGGTTTTCACGGAAGAACGCATGGCGCGTCTGCCAGTCGCCCTCCACCAGCGCATGGCGGATAAACAGTTCACGGCACAGCAGCGGATCGATGCTGCCATAGTTGACCTGGCGGGCGGCGACGATCGGCAGACCGAACAGCGTGACTTTCTCGCTGGCCATCACCGCGCCCTGCGATTTCGACCAGTGCGGCTCGCTGTAGCTGTGCTTAACCAGGTGCTGGGCCAAGGGTTCGATCCATTCGGGTTCGATGCGCGCGGCGATGCGCCCCCACAACCGGCTGGTTTCCACCAGTTCGGCCACCATGGTCCACTTCGGCGGCTTCTTGAACAGCCCGGAGCCGGGGAAGATCGAGAAACGGGCATTGCGCGCGCCGGTAAACTCCTGCTTGTCGGCGTCTTTCTGGCCGATGTGCGACAGCAGGCCGGTCAGCAGCGCGGTGTGCACACTTCGGTAGTCGGAAGGCACGCTGTTGACCGGCAGCCCAAGCTCCTTCACTACCTGGCGCAGCTGGGTATAAATGTCCTGCCACTCGCGTACCCGCAGATAGTTAAGAAAATCGTTGCGGCACAGCCGGCGGAACTGGCTGGAAGAGTGCTCTTTTTGCTGTTCCTTCAGGTAGTCCCACAGGTTGACGAAGGCCAGGAAATCCGAATCCTTGTCGGCGAAGCGGCGGTGTTTTTCGTCCGACGCCTGCTGTTTGTCCATCGGCCGTTCGCGCGGATCCTGGATCGACAGCGCGGCGGTGATGATCATCACTTCACGCACGCTGCCGCTCTTTTGCGCCTCCAGCACCATGCGCGCCAGACGCGGGTCGATCGGCAACTGCGCCAGTTGGCGGCCCTGCGGCGTCAGCTGATAGTGGCCGTTGTCGGCGGTTTTGATGGCGCCCA is drawn from Serratia entomophila and contains these coding sequences:
- a CDS encoding trypsin-like serine peptidase, with the protein product MRISVLLLLCTFPLALSLSARADSPSDAAAAEQTRLFFGKDERAKVAETAAWPWQAIGQVETASGNLCTATLISPHLALTAGHCVLAPPGQLDKAIALRFVAGNKSWKYQTDNIETLVDSKLGKKLKPDGDGWIVPPAAAAYDFALIRLKERTPLPIKPLPLWQGDSKALTQTLKQAKRLITQAGYPEDHLDDLYSHQNCKITGWAQQGVLSHQCDTLPGDSGSPLLLKTADGWQLIAIQSSAPAAKDRYRADNRALAVPGIRDALDALAAGK
- a CDS encoding alpha/beta fold hydrolase, with the translated sequence MNDIAIRHGVTEQGVVPIAYEDWGDISHPPLLLIMGIGAQMLLWPDDFCQALAAKGFRVIRFDNRDVGLSGKTQARRRLPLWLLMLRAQMGWQTPVPYTLADMAADAVHLLDHLQIPQAHVVGASMGGMIAQVLAGEYPQRVKSLTILFSSTNQPLLPPPAPSLLLQLLRRPAAQATPQQRHQAMKDFLRALGTEDYPANDAEVDQLVRRLLKRGADPEGMQRQLSALLGSGDLRRYTRKIAAPTLVIHGEADRLVRKAGGVAVAKAVANARLQTIPGMGHDLPPQLRPRLVELIAGHAAQTPGESG
- the asr gene encoding acid resistance repetitive basic protein Asr; the encoded protein is MKKVLALVVAAAMGLSSVAFAADAATTTSAPAATATTATAAPAKTAHVKKHHAKKAPVQKAQAAKKHHKKAPVQKAQAAKKHHKKASHKKATSTPAA
- a CDS encoding carboxypeptidase M32 translates to MTSAHSPSSAYSELRALFTRLSRFGHLSAIAGWDMQTMMPPGGSKARSEALAELSVLQHQILTAEKTGALLDRAQQEALDDIDQANLLEMRRQYDNAVLVPESLVEAKSLAGARCEHAWRAQRPANDWEGFSENLREVVKLSRQEAQIRAQAAGTSRYDALLNLYEPGMRSSDLDRIFGDLKTWLPDLLQRVVAKQANEPCLTPQGPFNLETQRQLSLSVMKLLGFNFDGGRVDVSAHPFCGGVPEDVRITTRYNDKEFLTALLGIVHETGHARYEQNLPRDLLGQPVALARSTAIHESQSLLFEMQLARGSDFLKILRPLVTAQFGEQPALEESNFIRLNQRVKPGLIRVDADEVSYPAHVILRYEIEKALVEGDIEVEDIPALWNEKMRGYLGLDTIGDYRNGCMQDIHWTDGAFGYFPTYTLGAMYAAQLFHSVRQALPSLSEDIAAGNLQPLFHWLRHNIWRHGSRFPTDTLIANATGEALNPRYFRQHLESRYL